One Oryza sativa Japonica Group chromosome 8, ASM3414082v1 DNA window includes the following coding sequences:
- the LOC136351558 gene encoding disease resistance protein RFL1-like, whose translation MPQNFHIHRDVTYFWIAEGFVKKEGSRPIQEVAEDYYHELIMRNLLQARPEYIDKGISTMHDLLRLLGQYLTRDVAVFMDEDETPPNVRRLAVGNAVEEIPGIQDQKNLRCLLVYHHDACRSVKRDIYRKLEHLRILILVGAGLQSIPESVGHLVLLRLLDVSFFQDGTGGFRLDELDSLSKIRRLLLIKLEKASPPASPVLCNKRHLKELGLTCTMGEEADCRTSYEDSEVKNIEEIYNKLCPSRKLQYIFIDGFPELPPAGQLPMLQVLHVKGADAVVSIGHELFGKGVVSPTHTIIFPKLELLEIVDMYNWQSWYLQLINCPKLRALPEDLHRIVNLRRVLIEGVHSLQEIVYHPGIVWLKVKNNKSLRRISNLSKLQLLLAQDCSELQQAEELSSLKTLYMVDCPMEQMFWDCFSKEQQSMMTHVVVGIRVGYDSIN comes from the exons ATGCCTCAAAATTTCCATATTCACCGAGATGTCACTTACTTCTGGATTGCTGAAGGCTTTGTGAAGAAAGAGGGCAGCAGACCGATACAGGAGGTAGCTGAAGATTACTACCACGAGCTAATCATGAGAAATCTACTGCAGGCAAGACCAGAGTACATAGACAAGGGAATTTCTACCATGCATGATCTACTAAGGTTGCTTGGCCAATACTTGACAAGAGACGTAGCCGTGTTCATGGATGAGGACGAAACCCCTCCAAATGTTCGGCGTTTAGCGGTTGGCAACGCCGTTGAGGAAATACCTGGTATACAAGACCAGAAAAACCTACGGTGCCTCCTAGTGTATCACCACGACGCATGCAGATCAGTCAAGAGGGACATTTACAGGAAGCTGGAGCATCTTCGCATCTTAATTCTAGTTGGAGCAGGCCTCCAGAGCATACCAGAGTCAGTTGGGCACCTGGTGCTGTTGAGGCTGCTGGATGTCAGCT TTTTCCAAGATGGTACTGGCGGGTTCCGATTGGATGAACTAGATAGTCTCTCCAAGATACGGCGCCTCTTGCTGATCAAGCTGGAGAAAGCCTCACCGCCAGCTTCACCCGTGTTGTGCAACAAGCGTCACCTCAAAGAGCTCGGCCTTACCTGTACAATGGGTGAAGAAGCTGATTGTCGAACCAGCTACGAGGACAGTGAAGTGAAGAACATCGAGGAGATCTACAACAAGCTCTGTCCATCACGAAAATTGCAGTACATCTTTATAGATGGGTTCCCTG AGCTTCCGCCTGCAGGCCAGCTACCAATGTTGCAGGTTCTTCATGTCAAAGGGGCTGATGCAGTTGTGAGCATTGGCCATGAACTCTTTGGTAAAGGGGTAGTGTCTCCAACACATACCATTATATTTCCAAAGCTTGAGCTGCTTGAGATCGTTGACATGTACAACTGGCAGAGTTG GTACCTGCAGCTGATAAATTGCCCAAAACTGAGAGCTCTCCCCGAAGATCTGCACAGAATTGTTAACCTACGAAGGGTTCTTATAGAAGGTGTGCACAGCCTGCAGGAAATCGTCTACCATCCCGGAATCGTCTGGCTCAAGGTCAAGAACAATAAAAGCTTGAGGAGGATATCCAATCTTTCTAAGTTGCAACTCTTACTTGCGCAGGACTGCTCGGAATTGCAGCAGGCTGAGGAGCTTAGCTCGCTGAAAACCTTGTACATGGTCGACTGTCCAATGGAGCAAATGTTCTGGGATTGTTTCTCCAAGGAGCAACAGAGCATGATGACCCATGTAGTTGTTGGGATACGCGtgggctacgatagcataaattaa
- the LOC4345297 gene encoding putative disease resistance protein RGA1, translating to MGTILVCLSSKCLEKLVGILREEFVKTLFVRRDIRRLRESLKYFDSVREDADALALENRVTGTWWSDVKDVMYDVDDIVDFLRAHSYKQRCCDRVLFSRLAQLPLDYRIARRIKYVNERLVQITMNSKMFVPLAMRSPQTLQRNGVSRYVAALVDELDVVGREIKETTDDMVQMIIGCGHQSTISVYGILGMGGIGKTTLAQKIYNDRRIRERFHHVLIWLSISESISETDLLKEAIEKAGGQSYQGKSKDQLLQALLNCITGQSIFLVLDNMTSSHIWIDLLRSPIERCADAHVLVTTRSRDVLSQMNAIHVHEVHKLKEHDGLELLQIIPNRRRNKCIR from the coding sequence ATGGGGACAATTTTAGTGTGTTTGTCATCCAAATGTTTAGAAAAGCTGGTTGGGATACTGCGGGAGGAATTTGTGAAGACATTATTTGTGAGAAGAGATATCAGGAGGCTCCGTGAATCTCTGAAGTACTTTGATTCTGTTCGTGAAGATGCCGATGCTTTGGCCTTGGAAAATAGAGTGACAGGAACATGGTGGAGTGATGTGAAGGATGTTATGTATGATGTTGACGACATTGTAGATTTTTTGAGAGCTCACTCGTACAAGCAGCGATGTTGTGATCGTGTCCTGTTCTCTAGGCTGGCACAACTTCCACTTGATTACAGGATTGCCAGAAGAATCAAATATGTAAATGAAAGGCTTGTGCAAATCACAATGAACAGCAAGATGTTTGTTCCACTGGCAATGAGGAGTCCTCAAACTCTCCAAAGAAACGGTGTTAGTAGGTATGTGGCTGCTTTGGTTGATGAACTTGATGTTGTCGGAAGAGAAATCAAGGAAACTACTGATGATATGGTTCAAATGATCATTGGATGTGGCCATCAGAGCACCATATCAGTTTACGGGATCCTAGGGATGGGAGGAATTGGCAAGACAACTTTAGCTCAGAAGATATACAATGATCGAAGGATAAGGGAGAGGTTTCACCATGTCCTTATATGGCTGTCAATTTCTGAGAGCATCTCAGAGACTGACTTGCTGAAGGAGGCCATTGAAAAGGCAGGAGGACAGTCTTATCAGGGCAAGAGTAAGGATCAACTTCTACAAGCTCTACTAAATTGTATCACTGGACAAAGTATCTTCCTTGTGTTGGATAATATGACAAGTTCACATATCTGGATTGATCTTCTTCGGTCCCCAATAGAGAGATGTGCGGATGCCCATGTACTTGTTACCACAAGGAGCCGTGATGTTTTGTCACAGATGAACGCGATACATGTTCACGAAGTGCACAAGCTGAAGGAACATGATGGCCTGGAACTTCTTCAGATCATTCCGAACCGAAGACGAAATAAATGTATTCGGTGA
- the LOC4345298 gene encoding uncharacterized protein isoform X1, with protein sequence MALALLSPSSASAHRLPRPISSPPLGRAASATSIGSSFFPLCSSPPSSGSCSLRRASSAGGASEPEASGATSLDADLLRRVAGAADAGEALDIVAESAGGTGGLDASDCNAIVAAALDRGNVELALSVFEAMRSGFARAGAWRWARPDVRTYALLVQRLAAALRVSDALRIIDYVSRAGISSAEEVPFGMIIRCPSCMVAVAVAQPQHGTQTVSCSKCRYQYELFSGDIMSIESEEVSMDISALDKALRFINVIKDGLPAAVHSIVLFILQIRTPSGTARTHRFATQTVELPAQEGERVTISLAAPSNVYREMGPLKISARSQGFRPGEPMSLTNHINRQVSRLLRAPSKNEGPFVFNPYLLVGALALLASGDAASAFIDPSLPRFITATAFASAAVGTALNQVILPEIRKLPQKTVDIIAVRQQLLSQYDMLQTRLKDLKQLSEKEVWMLARMSQLENKILAVGEPSYRARRGRVKRVLESLESTLLAKIELMESYAKLCSMIEIEVEMDSDVIVAEAASSAERISEQIQQLMEIDSLEEQWRIQAEANDEAERLLNSDSSETFSAEHV encoded by the exons ATGgcgctcgccctcctctccccctcatcAGCGAGTGCCCACCGTCTGCCGCGCCCCATCAGCTCCCCGCCGCtcgggcgcgccgcctcggcCACCAGCATCGGTTCCTCCTTCTTCCCCCTCTGCTCCTCCCCTCCGTCCTCCGGCTCTTGCTCCttgcggagggccagctccgcgGGCGGCGCAAGCGAGCCAGAAGCGTCGGGGGCCACCTCCCTCGACGCCGACTTGCTCAGgcgtgtcgccggcgccgcggacgccggcgaggcgcTGGACATCGTCGCGGAGTCGGCGGGAGGCACGGGCGGTCTGGACGCGTCCGACTGTAACGCGAtcgtcgcggcggcgcttgACCGGGGCAACGTGGAGCTAGCGCTCTCGGTGTTCGAGGCGATGCGATCCGGCTTTGCACGAG CTGGGGCCTGGAGGTGGGCGAGGCCAGACGTGCGGACGTACGCATTGCTTGTCCAGCGATTGGCAGCTGCTCTGCGTGTTTCTGATGCTCTTAGGATAATCGATTATGTATCTCGCGCAGGCATTTCTTCGGCAGAGGAG GTCCCATTTGGGATGATTATTCGCTGTCCAAGCTGCATGGTAGCAGTCGCAGTTGCACAGCCCCAGCATGGAACTCAG ACTGTTTCTTGTTCAAAATGCCGATATCAGTACGAACTATTTTCTGGAGATATCATGAGCATCGAGTCTGAAGAAGTTAG CATGGACATTTCAGCTTTGGACAAGGCATTGCGATTTATAAATGTGATAAAAGACGGTCTTCCAGCTGCTGTGCACTCTATTGTG TTATTTATTTTGCAGATTCGCACACCTTCAGGAACAGCCCGTACCCATAGATTTGCTACGCAGACTGTAGAACTGCCTGCTCAAGAAGGAGAAAGAGTGACCATTTCCTTGGCTGCCCCATCAAATGTTTATCGTGAAATGGGTCCCCTTAAGATTTCTGCACGCTCACAAGGGTTTAGACCAGGAGAACCCATGTCTCTCACCAATCACATCAACAGACAAGTCTCAAGATTGCTAAGAGCTCCATCAAAGAACGAGGGACCATTCGTCTTTAATCCATATTTGTTGGTCGGTGCTCTTGCTCTTCTTGCCTCTGGAGATGCTGCTTCTGCATTCATCGACCCAAGCCTCCCTAGATTTATTACAGCAACTGCTTTTGCATCAGCTGCTGTTGGAACAGCACTAAATCAAGTGATCCTGCCAGAGATTCGAAAG CTTCCACAAAAGACAGTAGATATAATTGCTGTTCGGCAGCAACTTTTATCTCAGTACGACATGCTTCAGACTCGTCTAAAGGATCTGAAACAACTTTCCGAAAAGGAG gTGTGGATGCTGGCAAGAATGTCTCAACTAGAGAACAAGATATTAGCAGTAGGTGAACCATCATATCG TGCTCGTCGAGGTAGAGTGAAGAGGGTACTTGAAAGCTTGGAAAGTACACTCCTGGCAAAGATTGAGCTGATGGAAAGTTATGCAAAA TTGTGTTCTATGATTGAAATTGAAGTTGAGATGGACTCAGATGTTATTGTTGCTGAAGCAGCAAGTAGTGCA GAAAGGATATCAGAACAAATACAGCAACTAATGGAGATTGATAGTCTTGAAGAG CAATGGCGTATACAAGCTGAGGCTAATGACGAAGCAGAAAGGCTGCTTAATTCAGATTCTTCAGAAACATTTTCCGCTGAGCATGTATAA
- the LOC4345298 gene encoding uncharacterized protein isoform X2 yields MALALLSPSSASAHRLPRPISSPPLGRAASATSIGSSFFPLCSSPPSSGSCSLRRASSAGGASEPEASGATSLDADLLRRVAGAADAGEALDIVAESAGGTGGLDASDCNAIVAAALDRGNVELALSVFEAMRSGFARAGAWRWARPDVRTYALLVQRLAAALRVSDALRIIDYVSRAGISSAEEVPFGMIIRCPSCMVAVAVAQPQHGTQTVSCSKCRYQYELFSGDIMSIESEEVSMDISALDKALRFINVIKDGLPAAVHSIVIRTPSGTARTHRFATQTVELPAQEGERVTISLAAPSNVYREMGPLKISARSQGFRPGEPMSLTNHINRQVSRLLRAPSKNEGPFVFNPYLLVGALALLASGDAASAFIDPSLPRFITATAFASAAVGTALNQVILPEIRKLPQKTVDIIAVRQQLLSQYDMLQTRLKDLKQLSEKEVWMLARMSQLENKILAVGEPSYRARRGRVKRVLESLESTLLAKIELMESYAKLCSMIEIEVEMDSDVIVAEAASSAERISEQIQQLMEIDSLEEQWRIQAEANDEAERLLNSDSSETFSAEHV; encoded by the exons ATGgcgctcgccctcctctccccctcatcAGCGAGTGCCCACCGTCTGCCGCGCCCCATCAGCTCCCCGCCGCtcgggcgcgccgcctcggcCACCAGCATCGGTTCCTCCTTCTTCCCCCTCTGCTCCTCCCCTCCGTCCTCCGGCTCTTGCTCCttgcggagggccagctccgcgGGCGGCGCAAGCGAGCCAGAAGCGTCGGGGGCCACCTCCCTCGACGCCGACTTGCTCAGgcgtgtcgccggcgccgcggacgccggcgaggcgcTGGACATCGTCGCGGAGTCGGCGGGAGGCACGGGCGGTCTGGACGCGTCCGACTGTAACGCGAtcgtcgcggcggcgcttgACCGGGGCAACGTGGAGCTAGCGCTCTCGGTGTTCGAGGCGATGCGATCCGGCTTTGCACGAG CTGGGGCCTGGAGGTGGGCGAGGCCAGACGTGCGGACGTACGCATTGCTTGTCCAGCGATTGGCAGCTGCTCTGCGTGTTTCTGATGCTCTTAGGATAATCGATTATGTATCTCGCGCAGGCATTTCTTCGGCAGAGGAG GTCCCATTTGGGATGATTATTCGCTGTCCAAGCTGCATGGTAGCAGTCGCAGTTGCACAGCCCCAGCATGGAACTCAG ACTGTTTCTTGTTCAAAATGCCGATATCAGTACGAACTATTTTCTGGAGATATCATGAGCATCGAGTCTGAAGAAGTTAG CATGGACATTTCAGCTTTGGACAAGGCATTGCGATTTATAAATGTGATAAAAGACGGTCTTCCAGCTGCTGTGCACTCTATTGTG ATTCGCACACCTTCAGGAACAGCCCGTACCCATAGATTTGCTACGCAGACTGTAGAACTGCCTGCTCAAGAAGGAGAAAGAGTGACCATTTCCTTGGCTGCCCCATCAAATGTTTATCGTGAAATGGGTCCCCTTAAGATTTCTGCACGCTCACAAGGGTTTAGACCAGGAGAACCCATGTCTCTCACCAATCACATCAACAGACAAGTCTCAAGATTGCTAAGAGCTCCATCAAAGAACGAGGGACCATTCGTCTTTAATCCATATTTGTTGGTCGGTGCTCTTGCTCTTCTTGCCTCTGGAGATGCTGCTTCTGCATTCATCGACCCAAGCCTCCCTAGATTTATTACAGCAACTGCTTTTGCATCAGCTGCTGTTGGAACAGCACTAAATCAAGTGATCCTGCCAGAGATTCGAAAG CTTCCACAAAAGACAGTAGATATAATTGCTGTTCGGCAGCAACTTTTATCTCAGTACGACATGCTTCAGACTCGTCTAAAGGATCTGAAACAACTTTCCGAAAAGGAG gTGTGGATGCTGGCAAGAATGTCTCAACTAGAGAACAAGATATTAGCAGTAGGTGAACCATCATATCG TGCTCGTCGAGGTAGAGTGAAGAGGGTACTTGAAAGCTTGGAAAGTACACTCCTGGCAAAGATTGAGCTGATGGAAAGTTATGCAAAA TTGTGTTCTATGATTGAAATTGAAGTTGAGATGGACTCAGATGTTATTGTTGCTGAAGCAGCAAGTAGTGCA GAAAGGATATCAGAACAAATACAGCAACTAATGGAGATTGATAGTCTTGAAGAG CAATGGCGTATACAAGCTGAGGCTAATGACGAAGCAGAAAGGCTGCTTAATTCAGATTCTTCAGAAACATTTTCCGCTGAGCATGTATAA